Proteins from a genomic interval of Paenibacillus sp. FSL R5-0623:
- a CDS encoding RHS repeat domain-containing protein — protein MRPEMRTKRVSVTDGAGRLVSVINGEGADEVTYRQTWDGEDRHMSYTDASGNETRLTYDRSGRLLQETNAARRTNGVYV, from the coding sequence ATGCGCCCAGAAATGCGAACGAAACGTGTCTCTGTTACCGATGGTGCAGGTCGTCTGGTCTCCGTCATCAATGGCGAAGGCGCAGATGAAGTGACCTATCGCCAGACATGGGATGGGGAAGATCGCCATATGAGCTACACCGATGCCAGTGGGAACGAGACCCGTCTAACGTATGACCGCAGCGGTCGCTTGCTGCAGGAAACAAATGCGGCCAGGCGCACGAACGGCGTATACGTATGA